One window of the Saccopteryx bilineata isolate mSacBil1 chromosome 2, mSacBil1_pri_phased_curated, whole genome shotgun sequence genome contains the following:
- the RNF227 gene encoding RING finger protein 227, giving the protein MQLLAKVPSLPERGELDCNICYRPFNLEGRAPRRLPGTARARCGHTLCTACLRELAARGDRGGAAARMVRLRRVVLCPFCRAPTPLPRGGVTEVAVDPDLWSRLEEKSRAGREPDETGSQLREGGDAHREADDEDEEGEKGSGPRSAGWRAFRRLWDTVLAPARRWRRPLPSNVLYCPEIKDFAHVTRCTL; this is encoded by the exons ATGCAGCTCCTGGCGAAGGTGCCGTCCCTTCCGGAGCGGGGCGAGCTGGACTGCAACATCTGCTACCGACCCTTCAACCTCGAGGGCCGCGCGCCCCGCCGCCTGCCCGGCACGGCGCGCGCCCGCTGCGGTCACACGCTCTGCACTGCCTGCCTGCGCGAGCTGGCCGCGCGCGGGGACCGCGGCGGGGCGGCCGCGCGCATGGTGCGCCTGCGCCGCGTCGTCCTGTGCCCTTTCTGCCGCGCGCCCACCCCGCTCCCGCGCGGCGGGGTCACGGAGGTGGCTGTTGACCCGGACTTGTGGTCGCGGTTGGAGGAAAAATCGCGGGCCGGACGTGAACCTGATGAGACGGGTAGCCAACTCAGGGAAGGTGGCGACGCCCACCGAGAGGCAGACGACGAGGACGAGGAGGGCGAGAAGGGATCGGGGCCGAGGAGCGCAGGGTGGCGCGCGTTCCGACGCCTCTGGGACACTGTGCTGGCACCCGCGCGCCGCTGGCGGCGCCCGCTGCCTAGCAACG TGCTGTACTGTCCGGAGATCAAGGACTTTGCCCACGTGACCCGCTGCACCCTGTAA
- the KCNAB3 gene encoding voltage-gated potassium channel subunit beta-3 isoform X2 codes for MQVSIACTEQNLRSRGSEDRLCGPRPVPGGGNGGPVGGVHGNPPGGGGSGPKARAAVVPRAPGPAGALRESTGRGTGMKYRNLGKSGLRVSCLGLGTWVTFGSQISDETAEDVLTVAYEHGVNLFDTAEVYAAGKAERTLGNILRSKGWRRSSYVITTKIFWGGQAETERGLSRKHIIEGLRGSLERLQLGYVDIVFANRSDPNSPMEEIVRAMTYVINQGLALYWGTSRWGAAEIMEAYSMARQFNLIPPVCEQAEHHLFQREKVEMQLPELYHKIGVGSVTWSPLACGLITSKYDGRVPDPCRTTIKGYQWLRDKVQNEDGKKQHAKVMDLLPIAQHLGCTVAQLAIAWCLRSEGVSSVLLGVSSSEQLIEHLGALQVLSQLTPQTVMEIDGLLGNKPHSKK; via the exons ATGCAAGTGTCCATCGCATGTACTGAGCAGAACCTTCGCAGCCGGGGCAGTGAGGACCGTCTGTGTGGACCGCGGCCGGTTCCCGGGGGCGGTAATGGTGGGCCGGTCGGCGGGGTGCATGGGaaccctcccggaggaggagggtCAGGCCCCAAGGCCCGGGCTGCAGTGGTCCCCCGGGCCCCAGGGCCCGCTGGGGCCCTTCGAGAGAGCACCGGCCGAGGCACTGGCATGAAATACAG AAACCTAGGAAAGTCTGGTCTTCGGGTGTCCTGTCTTGGCCTAG GTACCTGGGTCACATTTGGTTCCCAGATCTCTGATGAG ACAGCAGAGGATGTACTGACAGTGGCCTATGAGCACGGTGTAAACCTGTTCGACACCGCGGAAGTGTATGCGGCTGGAAA GGCTGAAAGAACCCTAGGCAATATCCTCAGGAGCAAAGGTTGGAG gAGATCAAGCTATGTCATCACCACCAAGATTTTTTGGGGAGGACA GGCAGAAACTGAGCGAGGCTTGAGCCGCAAGCACATCATCGAGG GTTTGCGAGGATCTCTGGAACGTCTCCAGCTGGGATATGTGGACATTGTCTTCGCTAATCGCTCAGACCCCAACAGTCCCATGGAGG AGATTGTGCGAGCCATGACCTATGTCATCAACCAGGGCCTGGCCCTATACTGGGGAACATCCCGATGGGGGGCTGCAGAAATCATG GAGGCCTACTCCATGGCCAGGCAGTTCAATCTGATTCCTCCAGTGTGTGAACAAGCAGAGCACCATCTgtttcagagagagaaggtggagatgCAGCTGCCAGAGCTCTACCACAAGATCG GTGTTGGCTCAGTCACCTGGTCCCCTCTGGCCTGTGGCCTCATCACTAGCAAGTATGATGGGCGAGTTCCAGACCCCTGCAGGACCACCATCAAG GGCTACCAATGGCTCAGGGACAAAGTGCAAAATGAGGATGGCAAGAAGCAACACGCCAAAGTCATGGATCTCCTTCCCATCGCTCAGCACCTGGGCTGCACTGTGGCACAGCTTGCTATTG CGTGGTGTCTCCGCAGTGAGGGTGTCAGCTCCGTCTTGCTGGGCGTGTCGAGCTCAGAGCAGCTGATAGAACATCTGGGTGCCCTGCAG GTGTTGAGCCAGCTGACCCCGCAGACGGTTATGGAGATAGACGGACTCCTGGGGAACAAACCACATTCTAAGAAATAG
- the KCNAB3 gene encoding voltage-gated potassium channel subunit beta-3 isoform X1: MQVSIACTEQNLRSRGSEDRLCGPRPVPGGGNGGPVGGVHGNPPGGGGSGPKARAAVVPRAPGPAGALRESTGRGTGMKYRNLGKSGLRVSCLGLGTWVTFGSQISDETAEDVLTVAYEHGVNLFDTAEVYAAGKAERTLGNILRSKGWRRSSYVITTKIFWGGQAETERGLSRKHIIEGLRGSLERLQLGYVDIVFANRSDPNSPMEEIVRAMTYVINQGLALYWGTSRWGAAEIMEAYSMARQFNLIPPVCEQAEHHLFQREKVEMQLPELYHKIGVGSVTWSPLACGLITSKYDGRVPDPCRTTIKGYQWLRDKVQNEDGKKQHAKVMDLLPIAQHLGCTVAQLAIGEARPAVDPAGACLLLRHSQAGLSLGRIFFLRDTSTVRTLTVTHQLSYFPPLAPAWCLRSEGVSSVLLGVSSSEQLIEHLGALQVLSQLTPQTVMEIDGLLGNKPHSKK, translated from the exons ATGCAAGTGTCCATCGCATGTACTGAGCAGAACCTTCGCAGCCGGGGCAGTGAGGACCGTCTGTGTGGACCGCGGCCGGTTCCCGGGGGCGGTAATGGTGGGCCGGTCGGCGGGGTGCATGGGaaccctcccggaggaggagggtCAGGCCCCAAGGCCCGGGCTGCAGTGGTCCCCCGGGCCCCAGGGCCCGCTGGGGCCCTTCGAGAGAGCACCGGCCGAGGCACTGGCATGAAATACAG AAACCTAGGAAAGTCTGGTCTTCGGGTGTCCTGTCTTGGCCTAG GTACCTGGGTCACATTTGGTTCCCAGATCTCTGATGAG ACAGCAGAGGATGTACTGACAGTGGCCTATGAGCACGGTGTAAACCTGTTCGACACCGCGGAAGTGTATGCGGCTGGAAA GGCTGAAAGAACCCTAGGCAATATCCTCAGGAGCAAAGGTTGGAG gAGATCAAGCTATGTCATCACCACCAAGATTTTTTGGGGAGGACA GGCAGAAACTGAGCGAGGCTTGAGCCGCAAGCACATCATCGAGG GTTTGCGAGGATCTCTGGAACGTCTCCAGCTGGGATATGTGGACATTGTCTTCGCTAATCGCTCAGACCCCAACAGTCCCATGGAGG AGATTGTGCGAGCCATGACCTATGTCATCAACCAGGGCCTGGCCCTATACTGGGGAACATCCCGATGGGGGGCTGCAGAAATCATG GAGGCCTACTCCATGGCCAGGCAGTTCAATCTGATTCCTCCAGTGTGTGAACAAGCAGAGCACCATCTgtttcagagagagaaggtggagatgCAGCTGCCAGAGCTCTACCACAAGATCG GTGTTGGCTCAGTCACCTGGTCCCCTCTGGCCTGTGGCCTCATCACTAGCAAGTATGATGGGCGAGTTCCAGACCCCTGCAGGACCACCATCAAG GGCTACCAATGGCTCAGGGACAAAGTGCAAAATGAGGATGGCAAGAAGCAACACGCCAAAGTCATGGATCTCCTTCCCATCGCTCAGCACCTGGGCTGCACTGTGGCACAGCTTGCTATTGGTGAGGCACGGCCAGCCGTGGACCCTGCGGGGGCGTGTCTCCTCCTGAGACACTCCCAAGCTGGTTTGTCCTTAGGGAGAATCTTCTTCCTCAGAGACACTTCCACAGTCCGCACGCTCACTGTTACCCATCAGctctcttattttcctcctctggCCCCAGCGTGGTGTCTCCGCAGTGAGGGTGTCAGCTCCGTCTTGCTGGGCGTGTCGAGCTCAGAGCAGCTGATAGAACATCTGGGTGCCCTGCAG GTGTTGAGCCAGCTGACCCCGCAGACGGTTATGGAGATAGACGGACTCCTGGGGAACAAACCACATTCTAAGAAATAG
- the KCNAB3 gene encoding voltage-gated potassium channel subunit beta-3 isoform X3 — MDFTSPQGQRKNLGKSGLRVSCLGLGTWVTFGSQISDETAEDVLTVAYEHGVNLFDTAEVYAAGKAERTLGNILRSKGWRRSSYVITTKIFWGGQAETERGLSRKHIIEGLRGSLERLQLGYVDIVFANRSDPNSPMEEIVRAMTYVINQGLALYWGTSRWGAAEIMEAYSMARQFNLIPPVCEQAEHHLFQREKVEMQLPELYHKIGVGSVTWSPLACGLITSKYDGRVPDPCRTTIKGYQWLRDKVQNEDGKKQHAKVMDLLPIAQHLGCTVAQLAIGEARPAVDPAGACLLLRHSQAGLSLGRIFFLRDTSTVRTLTVTHQLSYFPPLAPAWCLRSEGVSSVLLGVSSSEQLIEHLGALQVLSQLTPQTVMEIDGLLGNKPHSKK, encoded by the exons ATGGACTTCACAAGCCCACAGGGACAGAGGAA AAACCTAGGAAAGTCTGGTCTTCGGGTGTCCTGTCTTGGCCTAG GTACCTGGGTCACATTTGGTTCCCAGATCTCTGATGAG ACAGCAGAGGATGTACTGACAGTGGCCTATGAGCACGGTGTAAACCTGTTCGACACCGCGGAAGTGTATGCGGCTGGAAA GGCTGAAAGAACCCTAGGCAATATCCTCAGGAGCAAAGGTTGGAG gAGATCAAGCTATGTCATCACCACCAAGATTTTTTGGGGAGGACA GGCAGAAACTGAGCGAGGCTTGAGCCGCAAGCACATCATCGAGG GTTTGCGAGGATCTCTGGAACGTCTCCAGCTGGGATATGTGGACATTGTCTTCGCTAATCGCTCAGACCCCAACAGTCCCATGGAGG AGATTGTGCGAGCCATGACCTATGTCATCAACCAGGGCCTGGCCCTATACTGGGGAACATCCCGATGGGGGGCTGCAGAAATCATG GAGGCCTACTCCATGGCCAGGCAGTTCAATCTGATTCCTCCAGTGTGTGAACAAGCAGAGCACCATCTgtttcagagagagaaggtggagatgCAGCTGCCAGAGCTCTACCACAAGATCG GTGTTGGCTCAGTCACCTGGTCCCCTCTGGCCTGTGGCCTCATCACTAGCAAGTATGATGGGCGAGTTCCAGACCCCTGCAGGACCACCATCAAG GGCTACCAATGGCTCAGGGACAAAGTGCAAAATGAGGATGGCAAGAAGCAACACGCCAAAGTCATGGATCTCCTTCCCATCGCTCAGCACCTGGGCTGCACTGTGGCACAGCTTGCTATTGGTGAGGCACGGCCAGCCGTGGACCCTGCGGGGGCGTGTCTCCTCCTGAGACACTCCCAAGCTGGTTTGTCCTTAGGGAGAATCTTCTTCCTCAGAGACACTTCCACAGTCCGCACGCTCACTGTTACCCATCAGctctcttattttcctcctctggCCCCAGCGTGGTGTCTCCGCAGTGAGGGTGTCAGCTCCGTCTTGCTGGGCGTGTCGAGCTCAGAGCAGCTGATAGAACATCTGGGTGCCCTGCAG GTGTTGAGCCAGCTGACCCCGCAGACGGTTATGGAGATAGACGGACTCCTGGGGAACAAACCACATTCTAAGAAATAG
- the KCNAB3 gene encoding voltage-gated potassium channel subunit beta-3 isoform X4, producing the protein MQVSIACTEQNLRSRGSEDRLCGPRPVPGGGNGGPVGGVHGNPPGGGGSGPKARAAVVPRAPGPAGALRESTGRGTGMKYRNLGKSGLRVSCLGLGTWVTFGSQISDETAEDVLTVAYEHGVNLFDTAEVYAAGKAERTLGNILRSKGWRRSSYVITTKIFWGGQAETERGLSRKHIIEGLRGSLERLQLGYVDIVFANRSDPNSPMEGLPSPICLEIVRAMTYVINQGLALYWGTSRWGAAEIMEAYSMARQFNLIPPVCEQAEHHLFQREKVEMQLPELYHKIGVGSVTWSPLACGLITSKYDGRVPDPCRTTIKGYQWLRDKVQNEDGKKQHAKVMDLLPIAQHLGCTVAQLAIAWCLRSEGVSSVLLGVSSSEQLIEHLGALQVLSQLTPQTVMEIDGLLGNKPHSKK; encoded by the exons ATGCAAGTGTCCATCGCATGTACTGAGCAGAACCTTCGCAGCCGGGGCAGTGAGGACCGTCTGTGTGGACCGCGGCCGGTTCCCGGGGGCGGTAATGGTGGGCCGGTCGGCGGGGTGCATGGGaaccctcccggaggaggagggtCAGGCCCCAAGGCCCGGGCTGCAGTGGTCCCCCGGGCCCCAGGGCCCGCTGGGGCCCTTCGAGAGAGCACCGGCCGAGGCACTGGCATGAAATACAG AAACCTAGGAAAGTCTGGTCTTCGGGTGTCCTGTCTTGGCCTAG GTACCTGGGTCACATTTGGTTCCCAGATCTCTGATGAG ACAGCAGAGGATGTACTGACAGTGGCCTATGAGCACGGTGTAAACCTGTTCGACACCGCGGAAGTGTATGCGGCTGGAAA GGCTGAAAGAACCCTAGGCAATATCCTCAGGAGCAAAGGTTGGAG gAGATCAAGCTATGTCATCACCACCAAGATTTTTTGGGGAGGACA GGCAGAAACTGAGCGAGGCTTGAGCCGCAAGCACATCATCGAGG GTTTGCGAGGATCTCTGGAACGTCTCCAGCTGGGATATGTGGACATTGTCTTCGCTAATCGCTCAGACCCCAACAGTCCCATGGAGG GCCTTCCTTCTCCTATATGCCTAGAGATTGTGCGAGCCATGACCTATGTCATCAACCAGGGCCTGGCCCTATACTGGGGAACATCCCGATGGGGGGCTGCAGAAATCATG GAGGCCTACTCCATGGCCAGGCAGTTCAATCTGATTCCTCCAGTGTGTGAACAAGCAGAGCACCATCTgtttcagagagagaaggtggagatgCAGCTGCCAGAGCTCTACCACAAGATCG GTGTTGGCTCAGTCACCTGGTCCCCTCTGGCCTGTGGCCTCATCACTAGCAAGTATGATGGGCGAGTTCCAGACCCCTGCAGGACCACCATCAAG GGCTACCAATGGCTCAGGGACAAAGTGCAAAATGAGGATGGCAAGAAGCAACACGCCAAAGTCATGGATCTCCTTCCCATCGCTCAGCACCTGGGCTGCACTGTGGCACAGCTTGCTATTG CGTGGTGTCTCCGCAGTGAGGGTGTCAGCTCCGTCTTGCTGGGCGTGTCGAGCTCAGAGCAGCTGATAGAACATCTGGGTGCCCTGCAG GTGTTGAGCCAGCTGACCCCGCAGACGGTTATGGAGATAGACGGACTCCTGGGGAACAAACCACATTCTAAGAAATAG
- the TRAPPC1 gene encoding trafficking protein particle complex subunit 1 isoform X2 codes for MTVHNLYLFDRNGVCLHYSEWHRKKQAGIPKEEEFKLMKDGFLAFQTSRYKLHYYETPTGIKVVMNTDLGVGPIRDVLHHIYSALYVELVVKNPLCPLGQTVQSELFRSRLDSYVRSLPFFSARAG; via the exons ATGACTGTCCACAACCTGTACCTGTTTGACCGAAATGGAGTGTGTCTGCATTACAGCGAGTGGCACCGCAAGAAGCAAGCGGGGATCCCCAAGGAAGAG gAGTTCAAGCTAAT GAAGGATGGCTTTCTGGCCTTCCAAACTAGCCGCTACAAACTCCATTACTACGAGACGCCCACTGGGATCAAGGTTGTCATGAATACTGACTTGGGCGTGGGACCCATCCGAGATGTGCTGCATCACATTTACAGTGCG CTGTACGTGGAGCTGGTGGTGAAGAACCCCCTGTGCCCGCTGGGCCAAACTGTACAAAGTGAACTCTTCCGCTCCCGACTGGACTCCTACGTTCGCTCTCTGCCCTTTTTCTCTGCCAGGGCTGGCTGA
- the TRAPPC1 gene encoding trafficking protein particle complex subunit 1 isoform X1, producing MTVHNLYLFDRNGVCLHYSEWHRKKQAGIPKEEEFKLMYGMLFSIRSFVSKMSPLDMKDGFLAFQTSRYKLHYYETPTGIKVVMNTDLGVGPIRDVLHHIYSALYVELVVKNPLCPLGQTVQSELFRSRLDSYVRSLPFFSARAG from the exons ATGACTGTCCACAACCTGTACCTGTTTGACCGAAATGGAGTGTGTCTGCATTACAGCGAGTGGCACCGCAAGAAGCAAGCGGGGATCCCCAAGGAAGAG gAGTTCAAGCTAATGTACGGGATGCTCTTCTCTATCCGTTCGTTTGTCAGCAAGATGTCTCCGCTAGACAT GAAGGATGGCTTTCTGGCCTTCCAAACTAGCCGCTACAAACTCCATTACTACGAGACGCCCACTGGGATCAAGGTTGTCATGAATACTGACTTGGGCGTGGGACCCATCCGAGATGTGCTGCATCACATTTACAGTGCG CTGTACGTGGAGCTGGTGGTGAAGAACCCCCTGTGCCCGCTGGGCCAAACTGTACAAAGTGAACTCTTCCGCTCCCGACTGGACTCCTACGTTCGCTCTCTGCCCTTTTTCTCTGCCAGGGCTGGCTGA